TACAGCCCCAAGAGATTGCAGAACAGACAATAAGGCATATAGGAAAGCTTCCTTTATAGAGCGATTTTCAACTCTCTTTTTGCGACACTGAACTTGGGTGcatagaagaaaagaaagaaaaatgcttcacTGGCAGTAACAGCGCAGTCTGCCTCTAGCACCGTGTGGCACAGGCAGGGATTTTTTTATGTGTAAGCAATAATAGGCTCATGCCACAGAAAAGTATCTGCTGAAAATGTGTCTGCCTGCAATCCCAAACCTGGCCTACCTGGACCCCTAGAACTAGACTTTGTCAGAATTTGACAAAGATTGGTGTCCACCTGATTTAAGTATAGCCAACTCAGTGATGACTTCAAAATTGAGGTGGTCCACCCACAAAATCTGGCCCACCAGACGCCTGAAATATGACTTCGTCCGAAGTTGACCAAAATTAAAGGTGCCCAACTTAATCTGAATAAGGCCAACTTAGTGGTGACTCCCAAATACAGGTCGACCACCCTCAAAATTTGAAATGCTTCGCATTCTCTGGGCGTGAGAGGCTATGTGCACCCTTGGAATTTTTTTCTATTAGTCTTGACCCCCATATACCTTTTGTTACATGGGAACTTTCATTCTTAACTGAGTGCATTCCTGACTTACATTTGAATAATATTTCACATACAACACCACATGGTCAAGAAGGTAACCTGCTGTGTGTACTGGTGTGCCTGTCATGTTTATCTTGAAAACTTTTTTACTGCCTGCAAGGCGGTGTTCCCTCTGCTTCTGTCTCTCCTGTCATGGTAGATGAAGTTGATTGCTATGAAAAGTACCTGTCTACGGCTGCTTTATGGAGCAAGAGAATTATTTTTCTGTGCTTTTTCACCACACAACAAACACAGCACGTACATTTATTGCTAAGTGGCATGAACTGTTTTGAACCAGTAACAAAAGACACATTAGAGCTGCCGTtgagaaatgcaaaaaatactAACGCAAATGAAATTTAAATCACGTCTTAGACCTGCCCAATCACATATGCAATCACTGTTTTATATCTCAAAGCCTTGCTATGCGCTGTGGTCTTACGAAAGCAGGGAGAATATACCGAtcagaaaaaatattttttatacATGCAGTACCAGTTACTGCAGAGTGGataatggcgaaaaaaaaataattgcaggtGTCTATGCATGCACACGCGGGCGCgctcgcacgcacgcgcgcgcacacacacacacacacgcgcgcgcgcgtacaACACACACAAAGCCGAGAACGTACAGCGCTACCAAGCAATAAGGAGACAATATCATGCCTTTTTCCCGGACTCCATTCGTGCAGTCTTGTTCTGAAGTGAAATCATTTTTTCCATTTTCCGCACGAGCTTGTGTTCGTCCTCTTAAATGAACAAGAAATTTATGGTTGGGAGCAAGTACAAAATGCGCAGCACTCAATAAGGAATTATTTCTTCTTCAATGCCTACAATCCGATATATGCAGCACACGTAGCAGATTTTCCACATTGatgtaagcactacaaaaaaaaattcctttctcGAATGAGAGCATTTGGATGCTGATTCAGGGCAAATGGCAGTTTAATTACCATGGCGTAAAAATTACCGCCGCAATACATCGCTGCACAGTCCTTTTCCGCGAACGCCCTTTGTTCAAATTGACCTTATCTAGAATCGGGAACTATACACGCACATGAAGCTGCCAGCACCAGTAATTAACTGACCACACGCCTGCAGGTAATTTAGAATTGCACAAACGTACGTCTTAAAGAGCGATATGAATATCAGCGCTTACCTGAAACGCCGATGAGTGTAGCAGCGAACGACCCTCCATTTCGCCACGGCACAACAACTTCGCATCCCTCGGCAAGGTCTTCGCCAGACTTGCTGCTGATGCGATTCATTTTCAAGACATCATATGTCTTCTCATCTTCAAAAAACACCAAGCCGTAACGGTCCATTGTAGAAAAAAGGCCACGCACGGATGAAAGAAAATCCAACGTTTAGACGGTTATAATGTTCGGCAAACCTGGACCACATTGAACGAGCGCAAATACCCAACGGCCTGAAGGGACCTTAGTcgaaccgccaaactgccagaaCATGACGCGCgctgatggttttttttttctcataaagTTTCGGTTTCAGTCATCTAAGCGGACGCGTTCTGGTCTGTTTTGGTCGCGTGCGGCATGACATATGACTATATGAAATATGACGGGCTTGCGAAAACGAACTAAGCAGCGACCggttttctgcagtttttgtGCACCGTACATACATGAGTTGAATTCGTCTGTGGTATCACAACTGCCATACGAAGATCAAAACCGAAACCAAACAACCTAAAAAATTGATTTAAGAAATGTTTATTGTTGTGTACCGCAATCCATGTTACTTTTCGTGTTTAGTAATTTGCTGTGCATCCCTTTACATACATACTACACAACTAAAATTTGGTGTCCTTACTCCTTTATAAAGCCTTTGGCGGAGCCTTCTCCAGTTGTCTTCTATCCACATCCAAATCCAAAAGGGCTTGGCGGCGTTCGGTTCTTTGTTCTAGTTCGatgcgcgcgcatcgaggcaccctaagaacCCTAAGTTCGGTGTGTTCGTTGCGCGCAGTTGTTCCTGCGGCCGGCACAGCGATTCATGGTATAGTGTATACGCCTGTCGGCCTGCTCAACGAACAACACTTGGAGTACGCCAGCGTGAACAACTCAGCGACGTAAGTATACATATCACCGAAGTGAGCATGCTTATGGAGAGCTAGAGCGGTGTGCTGCGTGACAAATAGCATACAAACGTGCGTACGTATACCTGCTTTGTTTCTGCCACTGTGCTTGGGCTTTTATCATTCGTTTCGCTGTGCTGCAGCACTTGAACGAAGGGATTATCTGTGACAGCCGCTACGTGCGTTAAAGTTTTGTATATTTTGCGCCGCCTGGCACGGCTCGAGCACAAATGACCCCACCACGTGTTCGGAAATGCACGGCCACAATACTGTTTCGGGTTTCTATTTCATGTATTGGGAGGGCCAAAAGTTAACGGCACGTCTGCGTACATGCTCTATCCGCTGGCAATATCACACGGCTGTTTTGCGAGGCAGagctaaaaaatttttttttctgaaaacatgcGTCCTGtaagggccctgtcacactagcccgacacgccgccgacgccgacccgacaaagaggccaacccggtcggccgaccttgtctgtggcagaccgagctgtcacactaggcaGACTACGACACCAACGCGGCCGACGAccggatgtcttcgtagtgtgacaagcTTTGACGACCGCGATgccgacaaaaccagtctgccgaccgtgtcgtcgcgagatcggtcgccgagcaaaaacattaCAAGGCCCTGCTTCCATATCCAGCCTGCGGAGAATAAATTTCGGATACATTTCGGCGCTCACAAAACGTTATAATTATTATGACAGCCGAATCGACATCGTGTCCACGTTGCTTTAACCCTCCTTTGGTCAGGTTTTTAAGCGTGCGCTGGTCGTTTCAATCGCCACCTCGCACGAGAATGACTGCAGCAGCATTTTCTTTGGAAGTGGAGACGGAGCTGATCTCCCTAATAGAAGAGCGTCGCCTAGAGCTAGAGCGGTGTGCTGCGTGACAAATAGCGTACAAACGTGCGTACGTACCTGCTTTGTTTCTGCCACTGTGCTTGGGCTTTTATCATTCGTTTCGCTGTGCTGCAGCACTTGAACGAAGGGATTATCTGTGACAGCCGCTACGTGCGTTAAAGTTTTGTATATTTTGCGCCGCCTGGCACGGCTCGAGCACAAATGACCCCACCACGTGTTCGGAAATGCACGGCCACAATACTGTTTCGGGTTTCTATTTCATGTATTGGGAGGGCCAAAAGTTAACGGCACGTCTGCGTACATGCTCTATCCGCTGGCAATATCACACGGCTGTTTTGCGAGGCAGagctaaaaaatttttttttctgaaaacatgcGTCCTGtaagggccctgtcacactagcccgacacgccgccgacgccgacccgacaaagaggccaacccggtcggccgaccttgtctgtggcagaccgagctgtcacactaggcaGACTACGACACCAACGCGGCCGACGAccggatgtcttcgtagtgtgacaagctttgacgaccgcgacgccgacaaaaccagtctgccgaccgtgtcgtcgcgagatcggtcgccgagcaaaaacattaCAAGGCCCTGCTTCCATATCCAGCCTGCGGAGAATAAATTTCGGATACATTTCGGCGCTCACAAAACGTTATAATTATTATGACAGCCGAATCGACATCGTGTCCACGTTGCTTTAACCCTCCTTTGGTCAGGTTTTTAAGCGTGCGCTGGTCGTTTCAATCGCCACCTCGCACGAGAATGACTGCAGCAGCATTTTCTTTGGAAGTGGAGACGGAGCTGATCTCCCTAATAGAAGAGCGTCGCCTgatatgggacgttaaacatccccattaCCACCGCCGCGACTTTAAAGAAGTAGCATACGCGGAGGTATGCGAGGCACTGGGAGGCCAATTCACCGGTACGTACGGAAACATACCAcgttgcgcggagtatcggagacTATATCTGATGCTGTGGTGTCTGCTGATTTTTTTTAGCACTGCTTATGGTTAGTGTGGCGTCGTGACTTCCCGACCGTCGATTGCATTAACTATGTGGCTTGGCGTTGTCCGCACGAGAAGTCAAACAGCAGCCACCAACTTTATTTGACTGCCAAGCTGTACCGATGCTCCCTTTTCTGACTTTACTTTTCAGTTGCCCAAGTGCGCGCAGTTCGCTAACTTCCGAACACAATTTATGCGCGAGAGGCGCAAGATCAAGGCCCGCTCCGGCGCAAGCCCGGACGAGATCTACCAGCCAAAGTGGGCTCATTACAAAAGCCTGATGTTCCTGGATAGCTCCTGCTCCTCGCAGCCAAGTTTTTCGACACTCCACACGCAGGAAGAAGAGGAGGTATGTTGTGTTTATTCCTTGATAGCTGGCGAGTATGCAGGGGCATTTGTAAATGTGTTGTATTGAAGCTGCATTTTGAGTACAACATCAGTTTTTTGAGCATCCAGGATAAAGGATGTCACCGAATCTTGAAATAATGTTCAAAACTCATTCTGATAAAGCATGTTACAGGATGAAAGCTGGCATGCTTTTTGAAATCAACAGTGCATCTCATCTTCAATCAAGCTGGCCTGAAGCAAATCGTTGTGGCCTACACAGACAACAGAAATTTGCTGCAGGCCATATTACATTATGTCTACACTGGTGTACAGTTTGTGCCCCATCAATACAATATTCTTTAACATGCGCGGCTCAAGTTATGAGCATTTTCTTAAAAACCCAAAatttttgcattcattttaacCTTGTTAATGGAAACTCATTGCCCAGACGGTAAACAGGGTGAAAGTGCGCACAGCCTCTTGGAAATCTTGTCACATTAAAATTAATAGCACTGAGAACACTATATCGACTTCCCCTGCCAAGTATTTCCATTCTTGTGTTTTATTGCTGAACACCACCGCAAAGGAGTAAAAAAGCTAGCATGATGGCTGTTCTGTGGTTTAGTGCTTTCCAGTGTCATGGTGCCTGGCCGGAAGGCCCCATCATTTGCCATGTTGCATGAGTTACTGTCCTCTGTGCTCCTTTGTTACATCAAAGTCTCCTTCAGGAGCACATCGAACTGTATCTAAATATTTTAAAAGTAATGGCAACCACAATAACACACTTGGAACTTCCCAGCTTTTGACTTCATCACCGCTTCAGTGCCGTCCCCTATGCACAGAAACAGATATtgggctaatacccctgtcacacggcattcctcgaaggcctttccagcaaaggcaccttttttcaccaaaggagcgaaggcttaaaggagcagtgacgcagctacacggtgcagcccaaaggtggaaCAGCCATTCagacttagcacccgctgctgtgctcgaggcggcttaggtgaatgttttaaaattaaagtggggtattctgttcattcattgagctcagacaattttttttattctgattgcttccttaaaaggacTGCAACAGCTAATCTCatagcagcagcaggttttgtgcattgccttggccaccaggggcactcggtgttgctgcaacactttcactgtcttgaaatctgggcataaaatataaacacccgtacaaaaagcaaaaccAGACACACCTTTCATATTTCttgaagatgttttcaaacatttttggctgcatctacgttcttttttaatttatttaactTTTTCacattggatggcactgcgatcacaggttctcgaaggccgcgcctttgggctccaaaggtcttggACGGGCCAAGGCTCTTAGCAGCAAAggtgcaacatttgtgccgtgtagctgcactccttatgaCTTTGGATATAAAGACCTGACTCTCAAatgcctttgcggtgcccgtgtgacagggtataAGTCAGCAACAGGGCCTGATAGAGTGAGAAACAGAATGTTGCGTAATTTAGACGACAGGTCTATCGCCAACCTCTCAACATACATGCAGGACTGCTGGGAGAAGGGGACGATACCGCAGGAGTGTAAACTCAGAAACCTTATTTAATTCCCAAGTCAGGGAAGAAACCGGGCTTCGAGAACATCGGACCGATATCGCAAACCTCCTGCATGGGTAAGCTTATGGAGCACATCTTTCAGACTCGGCTAAATAAGTATACAGAGGACAATGGGCTGTACCTGGACACCATGATCGTTTTCAGACCAAAGCTGTCAGCATGCAACGTGATGCTGCAGCTCAAGGAGCAATCCATAGACAAGCAAACCCGACACTCGAGTGGTCGTGGTGTTGGatgtggcaaaggcatttgacaatgtgAGGCACGTGTCGGTCTTGGAGAAGTTGAACTCACTTAATGTCAGGAGGAGAGTGaacaactacatcaaggactttcttacaAACAGGAAAGCCGCTCTCAAGCTaggggaagactccatcgaggacaTTACAGTAGGTGACAGGGGGGGCGCCACAGGGTTCGGTGTTATCACCAACCCTCTTCAACATTGTAATGTTGAGACTCCCCGACCAGTTGGCGGAAATTGGAAATCTAAACCACACCAGTTACACAGATGACTTAACATTATGGATTAACAAGATAGGCGACCGGCAAATTGAAAGCTCTCTACAAAATgcaattgacatcattgaagagtacctgaaaccTAAAGGAGTTAAATGTTCAGCCGAAAAGCCGGAAGCATTGTTCCTCATGCCCCTCGGAAAATGACGGCTTCACCAAAAGCACGAGGCAGGCATCCGCTTGTATGTCAACGGCGGAGAGATCCTCGCGGTCGTCAGTATCCACGTCCTCGGGCTTAAAATTCAGGCGAACAGACGAAACACgaaacgcttgctaggttagaagcCAGCACAAATCAAACACGTCATCTTATCAGGTGAATAGCAAACAGGCAtgctgggatgaaggaggcgaatctcttgagacttGCACAAACCTTCGTATTCAGTTAGATAGTGTATGTGGCAGCCTACTTCAATCTCAACACAGTGGAACGGAACAAGCTAGATGTTATTATCAGGAAAAGCAACAAGGTGGCACTCGGATTCCCCCCGAACATGTCTACTGACAGACGTGAAGCTAGGGGTCTCGAACGCTCTCGTGGAGCTGACTGAGGCTGCCGTTACAGTGCAGCATGAGACTACTCGGATCTAAAATGGAGAGCAAAATTTTAGACAGATTGGGCTACGAGCTTAAGCAGTAGCATGTGCACTCAGGCGACATACCGCGACAAATCAAGGACAAGGTTAAAATCgctccgctgcccagaaacatgcaccctgccTTTCACAAAGGCAGATGTAAAGACTGAACAGATGCATTACAAACTAGGTATACAGGTTGGCAGGATGTCCTGTATACAGACGCTGCAGTATACGAGATCAAAGCGGCACACGTGCCTGTGGAGGAAGACTGAACCCTGGTGGCATGCTGCACAGTTTGTGGCGTTGAGACCGCAGAAGCAGAGGAAGTGGCCATAGCCTTGGCCATGAGCTAAGGGGGTTTAGGGTGGTCATCAGTGATTCAAAAAACGCTGTAAATCAATTGGGGACGGTGATGGAGACTGCCTTCCGTATATTAaacagggaaggaggacccagagaagTGGATCTGCtggtttgggcaccagctcaccaaggacttagaggaaacgaggaggctcatttaGTCGCCCGAAGTCTCAATTGCTGGTTGACTCCTGGAACCTCTGAAGTCACCGAAACTATAAACAGCAGAGAGGATATGCGCTCGTACCAGGAAATCGCACTATACTACAGACTAAATCGACAAATTCATCCGCCAGTGGACAGAAAGCTCAATAAGAGGAGGTTGTGTGGAGAAAATTACAGGCGGGgttttttcccaacccagtactgtacagcaagtggcaccctgaagtCTTCAGATCACAGTGCAATTTTTGCGACAAGGCAGCAACATTGGTCCACATAGTGTGGACATGTCTGGCTAAGTACAAGAGTTCGCGCACTCTAGAACCCTTGGGAGGCTTTGCTCTGTAGCCCAGACCCTAACTTCCAGCAGGACATCATTGGTCaagtctttgctgctgctgtgtcccaagggattccggccgacggctaggggcgATGGACTTCTCTTGGCATTCATTGGCTAGTGTTCCATtcaagttgtttctctctctcttaatgGCAACATACAAAATGAAAATATGGCTAAAAAAGTTTATATTTTGTTCTCATGGCTGCCCACAATTAATGCGACGAGATTACATGAACCCCAGTAGGCTCTATTTTCACAGATGGCTTCCTTTATGGATCGCTTGGCTTGGGAACTAAGGTGTACATGTTAATGAAGCACGACTGCATTGCCTGATGTCAGCACTACCTATGTGTCAAAACTGTCGGAAATTTATGGAAAGTTTGCAAAACGTTAAGTTGAACAGAACAAAAAGTGTGCCTTTTAGCATTATTTCTTAAAAAAAGCATCAGAACAGGCATTGCTCAGTATGAAAAAAAACTTGAATATTAAACATACTGGTGTTTCTCTACGGCATTACATCCTCAACAAATGTGACCACTTGCATTATGACATTTTCACATGTGTCCAGTGACACTGCAGTAATCATGCCGTGTAGCTATTAAAAGCCTTTGCACTGTGTTTTGCCTTTCTGCACTTGAGTAACGTTAGCGCAAGGTACATCTTTGTTTATTGCAATTATGGTGTACCAGTCATACACACATTCCTTAAGATGTACTGATAAGGGTTCCACAGTCTGTAACAGCAATGGGATACTCCATTAAAAGCTACAAAGAGAACATTGTGTAAGGAGAACAGCAGATGCTTTTTATATAATCAAGATTGAACAACTACAGTGCACCTCAAAAACAAGATCACAGCAGATGAAAAGAAACACAGAAAATATGGATATAACAGTGCATAAAGAAACTTACACccaaaaataaatgcacaaacAAGAATAGTGAAGGAAACAAGTTTAACAAAGCATAACCAGTCAATACTCAAGAACTCTATGAACTGTAAAAAAGGGTAATGAAATAAAGACATGAACGTATGAGGTGCAACCGAATCTCTTACTGTTTTGCAAAAAATTTATTCATAAATGATTGTTTCAACGCCCGTATCTAACAACAGACTGTCTTGCGTTATACTGTAGCTCATTTCAGAAACAAAAGCCGTACTCTGGATACATTAAAATAGGTGGCAGAGAGCCAGGTTACTCATAGTAAGAGCTTTCGTCACAAAGGATTACAAATGGATGCAAAAGACATTGATGTCTATCAATTATCAACTCATTGTTCCATAGATGGCTTTAATGTTCAACCTTTTTTCTTTACATCGTACAGTTTTTCCATGACTACATCCACAGTATTCATCTCAATATCTTTATCAGTGGCAAATGGCTGCTGAGCCTAATGATGAAGGATCAAGTTCTGGCCACGGCTGCTGCATTTCGGGGAAAGCAGCACATAAAAATGGCAATGTTACTGGGTTATACTAGTGCAGAAGAGctcgggtggtcaaaattaattagTAACCCTGCAATAGACCATTTCACATACTCGATTTGTGTCACGAatttccccggagaacactcagaccgaaagaatggactaggcgacaggtgtacccacacagacgcacatttaatacaccctacgtggcatgcacactagcacacaaaactaacacaaaacagactataaatacacacgacccggaaacactgctaccagcgtctactactagcactCTACTGTTAacggtcggcgttcatgctcactgTTGGTTCTGtccggatgcggcgttgcatgcgTCCAGTAGCCGGCTTCTAGATGGCGTTCGACATGctgaggctggcgtcgctggctgtgtcgtataaGTTCCCAGTCCAAGCGTCCttggaggtgatgccagtgttgttggcgttgggggcaccacccgaatgggtggcaacagcgctggagacacccctggccgtagcaggtggtagcgtcctcagttaactccccagaacgggctcaggaacagcAGGAAGCCCACGATgcattgccgtagaacgcgagctcaccggagcagtagcctgcGTCGCACTATTCaagccaaagcgtccctgacccgccggagcctccgcttctctgttcttcccccttgtgcctcgctctccgtcgtccttttatagccttggcgttagtccatgtaagccttgtcgtcttctccttctcttctccaccaatcatctttctccaccttaccgaatgcttcttcttcatcttctatagtcttcggttaatccacgttatccttattgccaacctcttgcctccataattttattttaaactCCCTATGATATGTGACAACGTGCAACTTTGAGCATTGGGGATTACTATATGGGATAAATTAGTCATTAAATCCTAGTActgccacgatggctcagtggttagggtgcccgACTGCTGAACCCAAGGATACGGGCTGAATCCCAGCCGCcatggccgcttttcgatggaggcgaaaagcaaggcAGCTGTTTACTACAGTgacagtgtacgttaaaaaacccaaggtcgtagaaatttccgaagcccttcactgtaGCGTCCTTGAGTCGCCTTGGGAATTTTAATACTAGCATAACTATGTTTCAATTGTGGCCCCATACGTTAAATAAGATACAGTTTAGCCTGTGTAGTTTTGACTTAAGATTTTGTGTCCTTTTGTTTTAGGAGACTGAACGGCAGTGCGAGCTCTGGAGCAACGAATCCGCAGATCCCGAAATGGATTTTCCTTGTTCGCCACAAAATTCTGCAGAGCCAAGTCAGCCAGCACAGCAGATTGGAGAGGGGACTTCAAGGCCTGGAAAAAAGAGAAGGCGAAATGATGAAGAGACAGAACAAAGGAAAGTTCTGCTGACAACAGCGGTGGAAACTCTGCAGAGGAGTCAGCAACGCCTGGCGGCCAGTGACGAATGCAACACATTTGGCAGCATGATGGCGCATGCTGTCCGCCAAATACCGCCAGGGCCAGACCGTCAATTGGCCATGCTAAATGCCCATCAGGCAGTTGTAAAAATTAATTTATCAAGGCACAGTGTTCCAGTCGAAATGTTAAACGTCCTCAACATGCATGAATAAAAACAGATTTCTATTTCACCTGGACACAAGTTTCCACTGCCAGCTAACTTGGCCTTCATTGCAGAAGTAGCTCTTGAAAACTTCTCTAGTTTCCCGAGCACTCCTGCTGCAGTTCCCGCCAGTTTTTGAGAGCGGCTTCATGGCACCACAAGGGTTTGCCCGGTCGCGGCAGGATCCTTGATGGACATGTCCTGCGCACGAGCAAAGAATGCAATGTacggcagcagcatgaagcatttCTTGTAGCATAAGAACACAACACTACCTTAGGCAAGGCTAATAAGAACGTCCACATGATGGTGCATGCTTTGTTTCAAGGGACCCACCTTAAAATATTTTTGCAATActtaaatagcaatttaagtgcaCCAAGTCAACGTTATTTTTTCAtaaagtgtttatttcttttcctttattaaTACCCCCAGGGCcatttggcattacagaggggaatgTTAATGTGACTATTTGCATAACTAATGACATTTCCAACACACGCATAATCTCCATTTTAAATGAAAGCATCATCCTTCTGTCTTTACACTTGTTAGGCCA
The genomic region above belongs to Amblyomma americanum isolate KBUSLIRL-KWMA chromosome 9, ASM5285725v1, whole genome shotgun sequence and contains:
- the LOC144105738 gene encoding uncharacterized protein LOC144105738, with product MRERRKIKARSGASPDEIYQPKWAHYKSLMFLDSSCSSQPSFSTLHTQEEEEETERQCELWSNESADPEMDFPCSPQNSAEPSQPAQQIGEGTSRPGKKRRRNDEETEQRKVLLTTAVETLQRSQQRLAASDECNTFGSMMAHAVRQIPPGPDRQLAMLNAHQAVVKINLSRHSVPVEMLNVLNMHE